The region TTTACCAACAAATACAAACGGATTTTTAACAGTTACAAGCATGAGCATGATATCAACCATTGAGGTATGGTTAGCAATAAACATGTAACTTTTTTTTGGAACAGGTTTTTGCAAATATTCAATTTTGGTTATAAAACCCATACCTACTAAAATAAATCTTGCCCAAAAACGTGCTAGCTTAAAAAAATAAGGGTACCAAGACTCTTTTGAAATAGATAGTAATAAAACAGGAAATAAAATAATAATGGGTAATGCTACTAAAATGTAGAACCAAATACGATATAATGTCCAAAAAATATACTTAAATACTATCATTAGCTGTCAAAACTAATTAAATTTATTGAGCTATTCTACTAAAAAAATTACCTTTGCTTTCAAGTTTAATTAAAAAAGATTCCGCTTTAGCGGAATGTGAGCATGGCAAGAATACTTACAGGAATACAAAGTACAGGAACACCACATTTAGGGAATATATTAGGAGCATTAAAACCAGCTATTGCATTAGCAAATGATGCAAAAAACGAATCGTTTTTGTTTATTGCAGACTTACATTCTTTAACTCAAATTAAAGATGGTGAAACTTTAAGACACAACACTTATTCTACTGCTGCTACTTGGTTAGCATTTGGATTAGATATTGATAAAACTGTATTTTATAGACAAAGCGATGTGCCACAGGTTACTGAATTGGCTTGGTATTTAAACTGTTTTTTTCCTTTTAAGCGTTTGGAGCTGGCACACAGTTTTAAAGATAAAGCTGATAGATTAGATGATGTTAATGGTGGACTATTTACCTATCCTATGCTAATGGCTGCAGATATTTTATTATATGATGCACAGATAATTCCTGTTGGAAAAGATCAAGAACAACATATTGAAATGACGCGTGATGTTGCTTCACGTTTTCATGCAAAAATGGGAGACACTTTTGTGCTACCAGAAGCCAAAATCCAAAAAGACACCATGCTGATTCCTGGTACAGATGGCGAAAAAATGAGTAAAAGTAAAGGCAATATTATTGATATCTTTTTACCAGAAAAGAAATTGCGTAAACAAATCATGTCTATAGAAACTGATAGCACACCACTTGAAGACCCTAAAGATTGGTCAACTTGTAACTGTTTTGCTTTGTATAGTTTATTAGCTTCAGAAAAAGATATAACGACTATGAAAAATAATTACCAAAACGGTAATTACGGTTATGGTCATGCTAAGCAAGCTTTATATGAGTTAATCTTAGACACCTTTAAAACAGAACGCGAACGTTACAACCACTTTATGGCTAACTTAAATGAAATTGATGACGCTTTAGCTAAAGGCGCACAAAAAGCTAAGCTTGTTGCAGATGACGTACTAAAAAGAGTTAGAAAAAAGGTTGGGTATTAATTTTTAATAATTCTAACCATTTTAAATCTTTTGTTAATATCCTTTATTTTCAAAAAATAAACGCCTTCACTAAGATTAGATATATTTAATTGATTAGCATTTATTTCAGTTAAAATTAATTGCCCTAAACTATTATATACTTTTAATGAAGCTATTTCTGTCTTCGATTTTACTGTTAATATAGACTTGGTTGGATTAGGAAATACTGCAATGTCATCAATGGTGTTTTCTGAAATACCAAGTGATTCACAAGAATCAAAAACAACATCAAATCTATTTGCGAAGTTTCCAATTTCTGAAGAAAAAGAATAGGATTGAGCTGTTAAATTGTGACAAACATTTAGCGCATTATCTTTTAAATAAACAGTTTGATTATTAAAAAAATCACCTTGAAAATGATCAATAGATAAAGTAAATATTGTTGGTGATTGTATAGAGGAGAAGAACCCTAACGAAACGACTTCGTTTACAGTTAAACTACTAGAAGCTTTACCCTGAATGACAAACTTTTTATTGGATTGAGGAATGTTAAAATACACTAAAGCGTTTTGTCCTAAAGGCGCATGTTCAAAAGCATCATAGGCTTTTCCATCATCTGCATCTGAAGCATTGTTGACGTAACCTAATAAAATTTGACTATGTA is a window of Olleya sp. YS DNA encoding:
- the trpS gene encoding tryptophan--tRNA ligase, which translates into the protein MARILTGIQSTGTPHLGNILGALKPAIALANDAKNESFLFIADLHSLTQIKDGETLRHNTYSTAATWLAFGLDIDKTVFYRQSDVPQVTELAWYLNCFFPFKRLELAHSFKDKADRLDDVNGGLFTYPMLMAADILLYDAQIIPVGKDQEQHIEMTRDVASRFHAKMGDTFVLPEAKIQKDTMLIPGTDGEKMSKSKGNIIDIFLPEKKLRKQIMSIETDSTPLEDPKDWSTCNCFALYSLLASEKDITTMKNNYQNGNYGYGHAKQALYELILDTFKTERERYNHFMANLNEIDDALAKGAQKAKLVADDVLKRVRKKVGY